The Symphalangus syndactylus isolate Jambi chromosome 16, NHGRI_mSymSyn1-v2.1_pri, whole genome shotgun sequence genome has a window encoding:
- the AHRR gene encoding aryl hydrocarbon receptor repressor isoform X7: MVSRGSRQTDVMHQNIYDYIHVDDRQDFCRQLHWAMDPPQVVFGQPPPLETGDDAILGRLLRAQEWGAGAPTEYSAFLTRCFICRVRCLLDSTSGFLTMQFQGKLKFLFGQKKKAPSGAMLPPRLSLFCIAAPVLLPSAAEMKMRSALLRAKPRADTAATTDAKVKATTSLCESELHGKLNYSAGRSSRESGILVLREQTDAGRWAQVPARAPCLCLRGGPDLVLDPKGGSGDREEEQQRMLSRASGVTGRRETAGPTKPLPWTAGKHSEDGARPRLQPSKNDPPSLRPTPRSSCLPYPCVQGTFRNSPISHPLSPSPSAYSSRTSRPIRDVLEDQVHPPLCHFPQGSLQHRLPQPGAQRFATRGYPMEDVKLQGIPMPPGDLCGPTLLLDVSIKMEKDSGSEDAADGCVPSQVWLGASDRSHPATFPTRMHLKTEPDSRQQVYISHQGHSVRGAQPHGRATAGHSNELTPFHPAHCACLEPTHGLPQPEPPHQLCARGRGEQSCACRAAEAVPVVKREPLDSPQWATHSQGAVPGMFPKSALASLVPPQASECTFLP; encoded by the exons ACGGATGTAATGCACCAGAACATTTACGACTACATCCATGTGGACGACCGCCAGGACTTCTGCCGGCAGCTCCACTGGGCCATGGACCCTCCCCAGGTGGTGTTTGGGCAGCCCCCGCCCTTGGAGACAG GAGATGACGCTATCCTGGGGAGGCTGCTCAGGGCCCAGGAGTGGGGTGCAGGCGCGCCCACCGAGTACTCGGCCTTCCTGACCCGCTGCTTCATCTGCCGTGTGCGCTGCCTGCTGGACAGCACCTCGGGCTTCCTG ACGATGCAGTTTCAAGGAAAACTAAAATTCCTGTTTGGACAGAAGAAGAAGGCGCCGTCAGGAGCCATGCTCCCCCCGCGGCTGTCGCTGTTCTGCATTGCGGCGCCCGTTCTCCTCCCCTCCGCAGCGGAGATGAAAATGAGGAGCGCGCTTCTGAGGGCAAAACCCAGGGCAGACACCGCGGCCACCACGGATGCAAA AGTGAAAGCCACCACCAGTCTGTGTGAATCGGAACTGCATGGAAAACTCAATTACTCAGCAG GAAGGAGCAGCAGAGAGAGCGGCATTTTGGTGCTCAGGGAGCAGACTGACGCTGGCCGATGGGCACAGGTTCCCGCCAGGGCCCCATGCCTGTGCCTCCGGGGCGGCCCCGACCTTGTGCTCGACCCCAAGGGGGGCTCAGG GGACAGGGAGGAGGAGCAGCAGAGGATGCTGAGCAGGGCCTCTGGAGTGACAGGGCGGAGGGAGACTGCAGGACCCACAAAGCCCCTGCCCTGGACAGCGGGAAAGCACAGTGAGGATGGTGCCAGGCCGAGGCTGCAGCCCAGCAAGAATGACCCACCCTCCCTGCGCCCCACGCCCCGCAGCTCCTGCCTGCCCTACCCATGTGTCCAGGGCACTTTCAGGAACTCGCCCATCTCTCACCCGCTGAGCCCGTCCCCCAGTGCCTACTCCAGCCGGACAAGCAGACCCATTCGGGATGTCCTTGAGGACCAGGTACACCCTCCCCTCTGCCACTTTCCCCAGGGGAGCCTGCAGCACCGGCTCCCTCAGCCTGGAGCTCAGCGTTTTGCCACGAGGGGCTATCCCATGGAGGACGTGAAGCTGCAAGGTATACCGATGCCTCCGGGGGACCTGTGCGGTCCGACGCTGCTGCTAGATGTGTCCATCAAGATGGAGAAGGACTCTGGGTCTGAGGATGCTGCAGACGGCTGTGTGCCCAGCCAGGTGTGGCTGGGGGCCAGTGACAGGAGCCATCCAGCTACCTTCCCTACCAGGATGCACCTGAAAACAGAACCAGACTCTCGGCAACAGGTGTACATTTCACACCAGGGGCACAGCGTGCGGGGGGCTCAGCCCCATGGGAGGGCCACTGCTGGGCACAGCAACGAGCTGACCCCTTTCCACCCTGCACACTGTGCCTGCCTGGAGCCCACGCACGGCCTTCCCCAGCCAGAGCCTCCCCACCAGCTCTGTGCACGGGGCCGAGGTGAACAGTCCTGCGCCTGCAGAGCTGCTGAGGCTGTCCCTGTGGTCAAGCGGGAGCCCTTGGACTCACCCCAGTGGGCTACTCACAGCCAGGGAGCGGTGCCCGGGATGTTTCCCAAAAGTGCCTTGGCCTCGCTGGTCCCGCCCCAAGCTTCGGAGTGCACATTCCTGCCGTAG